Proteins from a single region of Halolamina sp. CBA1230:
- a CDS encoding RNA-guided endonuclease TnpB family protein gives MEYRRTAVIKLDTPEGTGDSLRETVEQFKHCANTASEWCWHGDDGYHVTSKQKAEQALYDRLRDETDLTANLVQKGIRRAVEAVKSGVERLKRDETTSQPYFSSDSAVYDKRSATFHRDHVSLSTVDGRVECNYILPDESETPPTKYVSDEDFEFRMAHLQYRDGEWYLHASMRKIEADEESSESESKHRTVLGVDLGVNNLAVASTGRFWSANEFNHWRREYEKRRASLQQCGSRHAHENIASVGQKEYGRFEIHLHTVANELIREAVEHDCSHVVFEELTHIRENVSKATWQHIWAFRRLYEYVEYKAKEHSVEVVQVDPRNTSKRCSTCGFTHPDNRSGEMFRCQQCEYENHADYNAAKNIGLQYLRRRQNADDGGAPVDVRLNRGTLNVSGEYKPPASAEA, from the coding sequence GTGGAATACCGTCGCACCGCCGTCATCAAACTTGACACTCCCGAAGGAACCGGCGACTCCCTTCGAGAGACAGTCGAGCAGTTCAAACACTGCGCCAACACCGCCAGCGAATGGTGCTGGCACGGCGACGACGGATACCACGTTACCTCCAAACAGAAAGCCGAACAAGCCCTCTACGACCGACTCCGCGACGAAACAGACCTTACCGCGAACCTCGTCCAGAAAGGGATTCGTAGGGCAGTCGAGGCCGTCAAAAGCGGCGTCGAACGCCTCAAACGCGACGAAACCACGTCGCAACCGTACTTCTCGTCAGACAGCGCGGTCTACGACAAACGAAGTGCGACGTTCCACCGCGATCACGTTTCCCTTTCAACCGTGGACGGGCGCGTCGAGTGTAATTACATCCTGCCCGATGAGTCGGAGACACCGCCAACCAAGTACGTCTCCGACGAGGATTTCGAGTTTCGGATGGCGCACTTGCAGTATCGGGATGGTGAGTGGTATCTCCACGCCTCAATGCGGAAAATCGAAGCAGACGAAGAATCGTCTGAATCCGAGTCCAAGCACAGAACAGTCCTTGGTGTGGATTTAGGCGTGAACAACCTCGCCGTTGCTTCGACGGGGCGATTCTGGTCGGCAAACGAGTTCAACCACTGGCGTCGGGAGTACGAGAAACGCCGTGCATCATTACAGCAGTGCGGTTCTCGACACGCTCACGAGAACATCGCGAGCGTCGGACAGAAAGAGTACGGACGGTTCGAGATACACCTCCATACAGTGGCGAACGAGCTTATCCGGGAGGCCGTCGAACACGATTGTTCGCACGTCGTGTTCGAGGAGTTAACCCACATTCGGGAGAACGTCTCGAAAGCGACGTGGCAACACATTTGGGCGTTCCGACGTCTCTACGAGTACGTCGAATACAAAGCCAAAGAACACAGCGTCGAAGTCGTACAGGTTGACCCCCGCAATACGTCGAAGCGATGTTCAACATGTGGGTTTACCCACCCGGACAATCGGTCGGGTGAGATGTTCAGGTGTCAGCAGTGCGAGTACGAGAACCATGCTGACTACAACGCTGCGAAGAACATCGGTTTACAGTATCTCCGTCGTCGGCAAAACGCAGACGATGGAGGCGCACCCGTAGATGTGCGCTTGAATCGCGGGACGCTGAACGTGAGTGGGGAGTACAAACCCCCTGCCTCGGCTGAGGCATAG
- a CDS encoding DUF6610 family protein, with amino-acid sequence MSASSATSRVGAPASTACEIATARQADSVAFLHRVPYAIDAYRLGYVPGFREDCGYQQTQFNHLDIPVGMLDNDFRNPDLDRFVDRFFEHEPQIGVIGDVYERDDVDAHVAAAREIQASYPEADLIIVPKCREVIDAIPDDLVLGYSRGYADRLAHEFSDPADWRGRRIHILGGSPPKQLNVIEQLTRPTLTDDPPADIVGLDWNGLHRGAQFGEFWTADGWDDSGRDADHVTVRKTVRHSLARLKEFWQAQGVCPESTPQDDSFEIEYEGPSPSDLDGAACTECGANVWTTCRGPFVAEYDTGAVCGYCSYDCYLTHRHRNNLEEIAGEQSVYFPPA; translated from the coding sequence TTGTCGGCTTCCTCCGCGACCTCAAGGGTCGGGGCACCCGCCTCGACCGCCTGTGAAATTGCTACTGCCAGACAAGCCGACAGCGTGGCGTTCCTTCATCGGGTACCATACGCTATAGATGCCTACAGGCTCGGATACGTACCCGGGTTCCGAGAGGACTGTGGGTATCAACAGACCCAATTCAATCACCTCGACATCCCTGTCGGGATGTTGGATAACGACTTTCGGAACCCCGATCTGGACCGGTTCGTCGATCGGTTCTTCGAGCACGAACCACAGATCGGTGTCATCGGCGACGTCTACGAACGCGACGACGTGGACGCCCACGTCGCCGCAGCTCGCGAGATTCAAGCCAGCTACCCCGAGGCTGATCTCATCATCGTCCCCAAGTGCCGCGAGGTGATCGACGCGATTCCGGACGACCTCGTCCTCGGCTACTCCCGAGGCTACGCCGACCGCCTGGCTCACGAGTTCTCCGACCCGGCTGATTGGAGAGGGCGGCGCATCCATATCCTCGGCGGGAGTCCGCCGAAACAGCTCAACGTCATCGAGCAACTGACCCGACCGACGCTCACGGACGACCCACCGGCCGACATTGTCGGTCTCGACTGGAACGGACTCCATCGCGGCGCACAGTTCGGCGAGTTCTGGACAGCTGACGGCTGGGACGACAGTGGACGCGACGCCGACCACGTCACGGTTCGCAAGACGGTCCGCCACAGTCTCGCCCGTCTCAAGGAATTCTGGCAGGCCCAAGGTGTTTGCCCCGAATCGACACCACAGGACGACTCCTTCGAGATCGAGTATGAGGGTCCATCACCGAGCGATCTCGATGGTGCCGCTTGTACCGAATGCGGAGCGAACGTCTGGACGACTTGCCGCGGTCCCTTCGTCGCTGAATACGACACCGGCGCCGTCTGTGGCTACTGCAGTTACGACTGCTACCTCACCCATCGCCATCGAAACAACCTGGAGGAGATCGCCGGCGAGCAGAGCGTCTACTTCCCACCCGCGTGA
- a CDS encoding ImmA/IrrE family metallo-endopeptidase — MATTSNASVSFEETDTRSDEMNSTIEQWIDELVAGVDDAQASEEFQEWLDVQSRFHDYSHRNTLLIKLQCPEATKVAGYNTWRNDLDRHVQEGEQAIWIWAPIIAKQCPACENSPSYHEQSDCDYDETPSEEWSKGLVGFKPTSVFDVSQTEGEPLPELETEATGDGEGLVPALTAAANDLGVTVEIVDPAEWDHGDAKGICKHRRTDNDRPVVEAKARENQADLAVTLVHEYAHALLHDDVDDATERAKREVEAEAVGYIVGRYFGLDTSGSAFYLAAWQDDDSAILQERLSRISSSAQEIIGVVAED, encoded by the coding sequence ATGGCTACAACGAGTAATGCGTCGGTGTCCTTCGAGGAGACCGACACACGGTCCGACGAGATGAACAGTACCATCGAACAGTGGATCGACGAGCTCGTCGCCGGCGTCGACGACGCGCAGGCCAGCGAGGAGTTCCAAGAGTGGCTTGATGTTCAGTCCCGGTTCCACGACTACTCGCATCGAAACACACTCCTCATCAAACTCCAGTGTCCCGAGGCGACGAAGGTCGCGGGGTACAACACCTGGCGGAACGACCTCGACCGGCACGTCCAGGAGGGCGAACAGGCGATCTGGATCTGGGCACCGATCATCGCCAAGCAGTGCCCGGCGTGCGAAAACTCACCGAGCTACCACGAGCAGAGCGACTGTGACTACGACGAAACACCGTCCGAGGAGTGGTCCAAAGGCCTGGTTGGCTTCAAGCCTACATCTGTCTTCGACGTCTCTCAGACCGAGGGTGAGCCGCTTCCCGAGCTCGAAACCGAGGCCACTGGGGACGGCGAGGGGTTGGTGCCCGCACTCACGGCTGCCGCTAATGACCTCGGCGTGACTGTGGAGATCGTCGACCCTGCCGAATGGGACCATGGCGACGCGAAGGGTATCTGTAAACATCGAAGGACAGACAATGACCGCCCTGTCGTCGAAGCGAAAGCCCGTGAGAATCAGGCCGACCTTGCGGTGACACTCGTTCATGAGTACGCTCACGCGCTGCTTCATGACGATGTCGACGACGCGACTGAGCGCGCGAAACGGGAGGTGGAAGCCGAAGCTGTGGGATACATCGTTGGGCGGTATTTCGGCCTCGATACGAGCGGCTCAGCGTTCTACCTTGCCGCGTGGCAGGACGACGACTCGGCGATCCTCCAGGAGCGTCTCAGTCGAATCAGTTCGTCCGCACAGGAGATCATCGGCGTGGTTGCTGAGGACTGA
- a CDS encoding SWIM zinc finger family protein, translated as MSEPYLSAVLEKAERVAEQHSQIARSTDHPAHEYLRYAVLRLLEGETDETAADIREIDGVTVGYGEDESMFDSWGGDVEWWETVPPREECTRFRIFYPDECEIVPRVIVDVMAALGAWRVWAGNAAACGSYDHRERHEVHYLWPKDHPVEELLHERLSGPAEAVAPDGGRTGDVRDRLVVDENTQSQDDLEPRTKRAVAESMDVSLLSKGGRYEVQSASGNRYEVDVVDKSCTCPDWQQRSPEGGCKHLRRVDHEIKRGRVPRPDGRLPADTD; from the coding sequence ATGAGTGAACCGTATCTGTCCGCTGTCCTCGAGAAAGCGGAACGAGTTGCAGAACAGCACAGCCAAATCGCTCGCTCGACGGATCATCCAGCACACGAGTACCTGCGGTACGCCGTTCTGCGGCTGCTCGAAGGGGAGACTGACGAGACGGCTGCGGACATCCGCGAGATCGACGGCGTGACCGTTGGGTATGGAGAGGATGAATCGATGTTCGACAGTTGGGGTGGCGACGTCGAGTGGTGGGAGACGGTGCCGCCCCGAGAGGAGTGTACCCGTTTCCGGATTTTCTACCCTGACGAGTGCGAAATCGTCCCGCGCGTAATCGTCGACGTGATGGCGGCGCTCGGCGCGTGGCGCGTGTGGGCTGGGAACGCCGCAGCCTGTGGCTCCTACGATCATCGCGAGCGTCACGAAGTCCATTATCTCTGGCCGAAAGACCATCCGGTGGAGGAACTGCTCCACGAGCGGCTCAGTGGCCCTGCGGAAGCCGTCGCTCCCGACGGTGGCCGAACGGGCGACGTTCGCGACCGACTGGTCGTCGACGAGAACACACAGTCGCAGGACGATCTCGAGCCCCGCACGAAGCGTGCCGTCGCCGAATCGATGGACGTCTCGCTCCTTTCGAAAGGTGGCCGCTACGAGGTGCAATCCGCGTCCGGCAACAGGTACGAAGTCGACGTCGTCGACAAGTCGTGTACCTGTCCGGACTGGCAGCAGCGCTCACCTGAAGGTGGCTGTAAGCACCTGCGTCGCGTCGATCACGAAATCAAACGGGGCCGCGTTCCTCGACCAGACGGCCGCCTCCCGGCTGATACGGACTGA
- a CDS encoding orc1/cdc6 family replication initiation protein, whose protein sequence is MLDDEGETSVFVNRDLVEPDTIIDEERIVGRDDQLEAVVSYLKPTLQGNRPPNMLLYGPAGTGKSLIIGAVTQQIVDLCQSKGERFGVVNINCQPINTLDQAVFELVQTVASDVDAEVGVPETGVSTKRKYRRLYELINEHYDSVIFILDEIDLLVGRRTNEEPAYSKLLYQLSRASNTNEIEGQVSVAALTNDPKFMEDIDGRAESSFNPRDVYFPDYDANQLRQILENRRDAFRPNALTDDVLPLVSAFAAQSHGDARKAIDLFRGAGDLADERDDEKVREEHVRESQEEIDKDRSLKLIEGLTTQKKISLYATASVAYLSNLSGSSVPSPVGFKVYQWVTDEIDADQMTRETYVKYVKELSTYGLISTARKSRGRGGGMYMEFTFTGEPEAMMNRIVDDTRLGAIADQEDILQSVVNAQLREFHK, encoded by the coding sequence ATGCTGGATGACGAGGGAGAAACATCGGTTTTTGTCAATCGAGACCTCGTCGAGCCAGACACAATTATCGACGAGGAGCGAATTGTCGGCCGTGATGATCAACTCGAGGCTGTAGTCTCGTATCTGAAACCCACACTCCAGGGAAATCGTCCTCCGAATATGCTTCTCTACGGTCCTGCCGGGACAGGTAAATCCCTCATCATCGGCGCAGTCACGCAACAGATTGTCGATCTCTGCCAATCCAAGGGTGAACGTTTCGGCGTTGTCAATATTAACTGCCAACCGATCAACACCCTCGATCAAGCCGTCTTTGAGCTCGTCCAAACCGTCGCAAGCGATGTCGACGCAGAAGTCGGTGTCCCGGAAACCGGGGTGTCGACGAAGCGCAAGTATCGACGCTTGTACGAACTCATCAATGAGCACTACGACTCAGTTATTTTCATCTTGGACGAGATCGACCTCCTAGTCGGTCGACGAACGAATGAAGAGCCTGCCTACTCGAAACTGCTCTATCAACTGTCGCGAGCGAGTAACACGAACGAAATTGAGGGTCAAGTATCGGTCGCGGCACTAACGAATGACCCCAAATTCATGGAAGATATCGATGGTCGTGCCGAGAGTTCGTTCAATCCTCGGGACGTCTACTTCCCTGATTATGACGCGAACCAACTCCGACAGATACTCGAGAACCGGCGCGATGCCTTCCGGCCCAACGCCTTAACCGACGACGTGCTACCACTCGTATCGGCATTCGCAGCCCAAAGCCACGGAGACGCACGAAAGGCTATCGACCTATTCCGTGGTGCCGGTGATCTCGCGGACGAACGTGATGATGAGAAAGTCCGCGAAGAGCACGTTCGTGAATCCCAAGAAGAAATCGACAAGGATCGTTCGCTGAAGCTGATTGAGGGACTGACGACCCAGAAAAAGATCTCCCTGTACGCGACCGCCTCAGTTGCCTACCTTTCCAATTTGTCCGGAAGTTCGGTACCGAGTCCAGTCGGCTTTAAAGTCTATCAATGGGTTACCGACGAGATTGATGCTGACCAGATGACACGGGAGACTTACGTCAAATACGTCAAAGAACTCTCCACTTATGGTCTCATCTCCACGGCTCGAAAAAGTCGAGGACGTGGTGGGGGGATGTATATGGAATTCACGTTCACGGGCGAACCGGAAGCAATGATGAATCGGATCGTCGACGACACTCGCTTGGGAGCGATTGCCGATCAAGAAGACATCCTTCAGTCGGTGGTCAACGCCCAGCTAAGAGAGTTCCACAAGTAG